From Malaya genurostris strain Urasoe2022 chromosome 2, Malgen_1.1, whole genome shotgun sequence:
agattctttattatttccacttcattatttcaattatttattaaaattattaattggttatattggttgatctgggcagccggctaccgagaaaaatattgatatcatatgtttttattatgtattcaatataccgatatatgttatctatgttattaactttgtaatatcaacggagttggcaaaagttgatttttatcattcaatttataatcctgaaagacaatcaattacatggaagaagaaaacattccaaataaaacttttcttcgaagctagacggaaattgataggattccacacggcatctaggctggtactgtccggagagagctaataggtacaatcaatctcctagtggaccccagcccctgctctgatggcaattatgctgaataataaaaacgaattttggcaaaaaaatgtgtgtttctattaaacgatatgaacttttcagccgaactgttagcatGATGGGTTGCCTTTCATGAATTACCAATCTCGCACACAGGGTTAGATTGGCTAATGCCTTTAAAATAGCCATACTGCTTGATAGTTTATTATGTTTCTTCAATATCAATTTTCTTGTATTCCAGTACTTCCTCATACTCCAAGACGTAGGGAAGCGATGtattgtgtaaataatgaacatTTAATTACTGTATGAAAATCCTCCGTCATGGCAGTTTTGATGAATTCACACTAAAGTTCTCTGAGCAATTTATGAAAAGAAGGTCTTAATATgcgttttgttcatttttacggagtttacttgatgcaggcaaaaattagaaattttgtcgaaaaagttatgcaatgtttcgttttctactACGGCTGGAAGTAAGAagaattcattttcaatttcggagtaataatttctacaGAAGTAAGGCAAGAGTTAATGACTATGAGCACTCCACCTTTAAATTTTTTCTGCCAaatagataaatttcggtcgaatTACTTTCAGTTCCTAGAATTACGTTGAAAGAGGAGATTAATAAATTTGgatgaatttatttcatttttgccgTGCTTTTTATGCggataaaattttttgaatatgccTAAATTTCAGTTACATTTTGTCTAGGAGGCGAAGAAGATTCTGAGAATTTTGcttttttatgtcatttattttaccccggctttaaactACTTAGCTAAGCTGCACTAGTAATTTCATTTGAGCTACTAGACCCTGACGGGACGAAGACGTAATTTAGTTGCATATTTGATACAACAAAAAACATCGAAGGCTGAGACTGGTGGGACTATGGTAGGAGCTAGGAAAACACATTTCGAGATCACCCCCATGGAAAGTATAAAAATAGGATTATTTCGGATCAAACAGAAACAATAACCTTAAATAGGACTTTGTTTATTGTGAACTTATTTCTAACACGGCTTTTTTATTTCATGGAGCCGTCGGATAGAACAACATGATGATTGTTTTATTTAAGATATTCAATGAATGTTCAAGGAAAGTAAAAGTTTGCTTTTAACACAAGTGGACTATTCAAAGTGACGTTAACAATACTTTTATTTATCAAACAACAGTAAAATGGAACAAAATCGGTTCTGCGGTACATCCAAACAATTGTAATGAAGAATTAAAACAATCAACATGTTGAAGTAACAAACCACGGCGCGCCAATCAAAGTTCAAATGTTTCCTCTATGGCTTTTATACATGTCCCCTAGAGAGTTGAGTAATAATCAATCAATTAGTGTGGTTGCTATTGCTTTTAGCCAAATAATGAGTGTTTTGGAGGAAATACTTCCATGCACTATGTATACATATAGATTCAAGATCTTCTTGATTTGATAAACATTTTCTATCTAAAATTTGATCGTTTATCACATAAATAAGTGAACAAGCGAAATCAACGGGTATCGTTTTCTGGTTCCCTAGCTTATATTTTACCTTTGTTACGACGCCTGAGCACTGCGTTAGTCGACGAAAAACTATCagaaatgattttatttttaaattatccTGCCAGACACAGCAGCTTTTTCGTTAAGCTACAAGTCGAGAGAACATTACCGAAAACTATTTCTAGCTATCAGGTGTAGTGTGTATTCTAGGTACAATAAAAACGCATTGACCTTTCAACTACGTTATTATCAGCGTTGGTAGATTTTCATGTTTATGCAGCTGCTTGGACTGCTAATTTCGGCTTATTTCCACTAAGTACAACGTGTGTAGTTAACAAGCCTTTCTCCAGGACCTCatgtttgaacaatttgaaattattatttatcCACGATACTGTCATCAAagcgtaaaatcaaataaaataaacagaaaAATCCTCAACAttgcttttttattttaaattaggTAATTATTCGTATCTGCTAGTATAAAGGTAATTTACTTTGATCACACATCGtgggtttttgtttttttttgtgaattgctCAAACATAAGGGACTGAACTTCATTGAGTTCCATTACTACGGAGGATCACAAATGGAACACCTTTCGAAAAAACAAAGAAATCTATTCAAATTTTGCGATAATTACCATCATCCCGACACCGGCTAGCAGAGCCGTAATTTCCTTCAACGACTGCCACAGTTTGGTAGAGCCTTCGAGTAGTTCCGGAATAACGGAAACGGTCGCAATGTAGATGAAACCCCCGGCAGTGAAGGGAAGAACCCAGGACTCAGCCGCGTCGCTTCCACTACCCAACAAGGCCAGGACGGTTCCCGCTAGTGCCCCGACGGCTGTTGTTAATTGTAACAGCATCGCTTTCTTTTTCGAGCAGCCCGATTTCACCAGAATGGCAAAGTCTCCTATTTCGTGAGGAACCTCGTGCAGCAGAATGGTTATCGTTGTTACAATTCCGATACTGTTGCCAGCCAGATACGAAGCACCAATAGCGAGTCCATCCGTAAAATTATGAGTGAAATCCGCGGCCAGATTGAGGTAACCggcgatttgtatttggttctttttagaatcttTCTTGACGGATTTTCCTTTGGCTTTGCCAGATTCAGATTCCTGTTTCTTTTTACTACCAGAAGAGTTCTTGGCGTTGGAAGCTGATTGGGACACCTGAGGTGTGCTTCCGTGATTGTGACTGTGACTATGACCATGTGCTCCACCGGCGtcttttttcatcaaccgcacggctttttcaacgGCCAGAAATACAATTATGCCGGCAAGAACCCACAGCCCTACACGCATGTCGTGGCCATGACCTTCTTCTTCATCTTCTCCGTGGTGATGACCGTGACTGTGCCCGTGATGATCGTCGTCACCATGACTGTGAGGTGAAATGGCATGTGGGATTAGATGCAGGAACGCATCTCCAAGCAATCCACCAGATGCGAACGCCAGTAGCGTTTTCAGTCGTGGTTGCATCTCTTCGGTATTTTCCAATGGGATTGCGAATAGAATGAAGAATGGAGCGGCACTGATTAATACCGTGGAAGTCAGCGAGTGAACCCAAATGTAGAAAGTGTctgaaaattgatattttactACGTTTAGAACCGTCTCATGTAACCATTTAAACATgcatcaaaacattcaaacggAAATAAGGTTTTGTTCTTCTGCCAAATGACGACAATCTGTATCTATTTACGTGACTTACCGACTGGAGGCTTGATATTTTTCCTTCTAGCATCATCATGTTGGTGATGCGTATGTCCCTTAGCGTGATCATCTATATGATTATGACTATGTCCGTGATGATGATCATGGTCACTGTTCTCCTCACGATACACTTCATTAGCCTGTCTTGAGTACTACAAAATATACAATATAAAACACAACGGTAAATCGATATAAGTACAAGTTACCTTAAAACTGGGATTTTCATCATGCCCATGatggtgatggtgatgatgatgatgcaaatcatgatcatgatcatcaaAATGTCCGTGTGCATCACAAAGCGTTGGCAGTGACATCCATAGCATCAAAAGCAACAATCCCAGAGCAACGTGAACCCGGAAAGATTTCGATTCTCCCTGTCGACATACTACAGTAGGTACACTAGCAGCAGTATTGGGCTTTCGCCCCTGACTTTCGGTATGATCCATTTGATTGAACAGATTGGCGACTTTTCGCGATGGTGGCCAAGCAGAAGAagaaatttatttacacgtcacTGATAACAACGCGCACAGATTTCGACGTTTGATCTTTACCCTCTGCTGCCCGGTTCGAACAACCAAACTACGATACGAAATGGAACTACGATACAAAAGCGACAGTGGTAGGGTAATCACTGTGGCGAGAAAGGGTAGGATATAGCAGGTTCGACTGTAGTAAAGAAGCGAGCAACCGACTAAACCGAACTGGTTGTCAAAATGCATGCTATAAAAACCTGAGACTGGAATCTTGCATTTAATTCGCCGGAGCGTTACTAATGTTATGCTGTTATAACGCGGAGATACACTGTAACTAAAACTGATGCATTCGTTGACAAATAAATGTAACTATTGCCGGAATTCGTTAAATGAAATATTTTGCATTCCATCTAACGAATAGTGTTCGTTGATCGAAATCACTTCCGGTGAATCTCTCAACGGATGAGCACGTTGATTCGTGTTAGTGCGATGAAAATTCgagaaaaaaagaattttaatcCGTACTTTGGCGAGCCGACGTAGCCACGCTGccagattttcgcttgtagtccagcGAAAAGAAAGTTGCTGTGCtgtcaatcggcgtcatctcaagtaagGTGACgccaaacagaaaaaataagAAGTTAATCGGAATGACTAACAACTGGTTGATATTTTTAGGGGGGCCACaggttatttgtttgttttctggAGGCTAGTTTGTATAGTTCaagcaaagataaataataaagacatgtatgtgcttacaattattaaaaaaaaaatctggttcgttcccggtaccttctaaaatgaccgcccttaccgcttggtggagcgcgagattaattgcattgttatcaattCGACCAAAGTGTAccatgaaatctcaatatatacagggtccggcactcgaagtgtaaccaattaaaaaggccataaattcagtttggaaaattacttttacttaattcaaagtacaaaatgtgtaaaaataatacaaaattcagaatcaattcacttttgctcgatatgaccaccttttgccttgacttgatgacttgagagagcgaaggagttgcttcgtttggccgaaagcggtcaatttccgaacattgtattttctgacgagaaaatttttccaattgagcaattcgtaaactctcaaaacgatagggtttacttgaccgaccgttcacacgagaatttgagtcatcgattggccaccaggaggcagcacccgcaacagataatggtttgggccgctgtaaccgcagatgggcgctctccaatcgttttcatcgagcctggcgtcaaggtaaatgcgacatattatcgggaaagtattctggaggttgctttgaagccgtgggcagacaaacatttcggtggcagaccatggacgtttcaacaggactcggcaccgtctcacaaagctcgaatgaaccaagaatggctgaaaaacaacgttccgaacttcatcacgtccacacaatggctctcgaattcaccagatgcgaatccaatggattattctctttgggccattttggagagcaaagtccaaactaaaagatacaccagtctcgaggcgctgaaaaaagttattgtccgcgagtggaccaaaatacctgcaagtcacattcggccaaacgaagcaactccttcgctctctcaagtcatcaagtcaaggcaaaaggtggtcatatcgagcaaaagtgaattgattctgaattttgtattatttttacacattttgtactttgaattaagtaaaagtaattttccaaactgaatttatggcctttttaattggttacacttcgagtgccggaccctgtacaaatgagctaacgtatcgaaagggttctcacggtttgacatttgcattatgaatgcgatgatgggaactcagcagtgcaaccaatatatcaccattggtgccagtttcacgggggaccgtagatgtgtgccaagaaaagatcgtgactgtcatttctggaaattcgtttgtggttcaAGTATGCACAACGAATATTCCTTCTCAAAAAATgagttttaatattattttcctCTACTACTACCTcctgacataacttaattcaaTTTTATGATTACCTTTTTCAAAGTCATGGGTTCTCATCTCGCTTTAAAAAAACATCTGacaaaacagttattaaaacttTTTCATTCCTAAGCTTCGATGCACAAACAAAATTTGTAACAatttccatggtaacgaatatataccaAAATCTGATCAGATATACAGTGAACCTTATCATTacgaatgtcaaggacaaggatattaaAAAAGAACTTATCTCTTCTGCAGACGATCgtagacgagtaattcaaccacgaaaTGAACGCTCTTTTGAAGTAATTTTATATGTAAGCGGTCTCATCTACACCTTTCGATGATAAATTAGAATTATGTGAAaagcatgaaaaattgctcttatAAGTTGAACTAAAACGATAGGGTACAGtattcgagaaagttgtgtagtttttgatgatgaataactttgtataacgTGTAAAACCCATTGAAactaaaaataaatacgttttctTACAAAATCGGGTTTTAGGAGacacttttcagaaaatactttATATCATGAACTCTActtaagttacgggaatagttctgcgcaaatttgtttgaaatggttTTATGCAGAACTATTTCGAAAAAACTTTGCCCTTATGTTGACCCCGAGCATAATGTTTTTAATGTGTTACCAATTAAGAGCGGTACAATtaagcttttgaaccactgtgtaaTAATCTCTTATCACTCCAACTAACGAGGCATCAACTAGCGAATCCTAGCTGTTTATAATCTGGTTTAGGTGCTATGGCCAGAGCTGGAAACCTGAAAACACAAACATTTTATGAATCTTCGAAATAAGAATTTGGTAATTTATTCAACAGGCCGCATCAGTTTGTTTTACTTTCTCTTCCGAATGCTGCGGTACGATCATATTTACCTCACCAATTTTACATAACTCTGTCGATAACATAAGTTTTCATACAAAGAGTTTGGATGATAGAATATATATAAAGAAGctgttttttcataaaaacttCTGCATTAAATGATTGTACTTACTGTGTAAACAAATTCTAGGATAAGTGATGGAAAAGACGACACACTTTACATTTATGAGCTAAGTTTTTAATCCAAAACGAAGCCTACTTGATTTTTAGTGCTTCTAGATATATGAGATCAaacacatcatattaacaagatattcagctctcacatttcacgaacaaatcattAGCAACACCCCTTTTAGCGAGCATGGCACCTTCAGGCGAGTACGTATCGAatatcgtacatagaagtaggggagagaaatgtcaaattcgtgcgcgccaaaatagaagCACTGCgcgcccatacaattgacatgatatgttgaatgtgatgccgtgcgatggcgttgctggacTGAAGATTgatatcgctccaagctgacagggtctgatgagTTGTATTTAGAGAAACACATTTGAAAAAAGTATTGATTTTTAGCAGTGagtaagtacatttattaaattgccggtaaattttgatgaaaaacgattcagcaagtgatttttttccataaatacgtttatttcataggcaatatacataagtttttcttcgtcgtggcatccacaatacatagtaccttaaacttttttatttatgacttctggtcagtcagtaatttttacttttttcggtattttaacgatatcaaactaactagagattataagaggagaaagaatatgaaatcatagagccatagtactcaaggaagagcaaggatgtgaagaataaagtgcggaaaagtgagacgtgacaagggtcatttaagtgagcagaaggcttctcgtatctaaacttttaccttctaccagaggagtcgaacttaggcatcttaaagatacgagtcatccgagtctctgatatgtcagaaagtaaaggcaaaggtcgtttgccatttactgtccgaaccggcaaaagtaaagttacgagaagttgtcacattctgcccacgacggtttctcacacaatgtgtttcattgtgttgatattttctcatctctatacagttagttataacaccggaagcaatagcaatagtttcggacaaatcttccattccggtgttataactaactgtatagagatgagaaaatatcaacacaatgaaacacattgtgtgagaaaccgtcgtgggcagaatgtgacaacttctcgtaactttacttttgccggttcggacagtaaatggcaaacgacctttgcctttactttctgacatatcagagactcggatgactcgtatctttaagatgcctaagttcgactcctctggtagaaggtaaaagtttagatacgagaagccttctgctcacttaaatgacccttgtcacgtctcacttttccgcactttattcttcacatccttgctcttccttgagtactatggctctatgatttcatattctttctcctcttaaaatctctagttagtttgatatcgttaaaataccgaaaaaatagtactttaaacccaatacatttcgaatatcatattagtatgatggtattcattagttaatccaaACACACATccagcgatttgctattataaattacattaaataaaatacatttattttgtacatgatatcATAACTGtataggtttgtttgtatcagttcaccacttttattcatataatatagctggctattggttgaactcatggaagagaaaggggtctaacataaaataaaatttaaattggaactccaatggacttaatgaaatgataaagaagggtgcaagcggcgcacggattAGTtgtgatctgacatcacgatactccacgcatgtccaaacgacatgatcaatatcacgatagccttcgccacaagcacaatgattagtctcggaaaatcCAAtttgaaggagatgtgcatctaacgtgtagtgattggacatgagtctggacatcacacgaatgcaaTCTCTacacacatccagtcccctgaaccatccctttgtcgatattttaggaataattgagtgcatccaccgacccagatcatctttatcccaagaagcttgccagctggcaagtgttctttggcgagacgcgctatagaattcgttgaaagcaatcggtctctcataaatttcaccctcagtagcaacacgtttggctaaaatatcggctctttcattgcctggaatggagcgatGAGCCggtacccaaactattgtgatttaatcattattattcaatacgtcgtttagacactgttttattttgctcaagaaaatcggttcattttcgccagcagcgtttgagcgaatggcttcgatggtactcagactatctgtgaagagaaaataatggtttggagataacgtgacgattacactcaaactataatgaactgaatgcctgaacttacttgtaaatatttttgggatttcgaacgtaggtgttccgggattccatgcatttcgcgctgcatggatgtgtcggaaaataaagttgagtcagggacatttagtagtctgtcacggataggaatatatcttgaagggtcgatttcctgtgacatatggttaaaatatactgtcatgaataacTGAATCATGTTATAAATTTAGACAGAACTGTATCCATTCGGAATATGAAGTAATTAATTCACTTTTTACGTAGATATTTCTAGGATTAGGTTAGTTTGTAAGTAGTTTTAAGAAATCAGCAAAATCAAGACTTGCTTTCTAGCAATATTATTACAGCATAAGCGAAATACAATAAATCAGAACGAAtgtcagaaactggaacaaacatgAAAAGAAACACTGTATCACTTAATTTGTAAACTATTGTAACACtacgaaaaaatttaaaataaagattacattaaaacgaaaaaagctaacgtttcagtcctacgcgtagcatgctagaggtaggttgttgctagacagcaagacaaaaagtgccataaaacgagttgaagctttaattggtatgctctgatcttgtgccatgcaagctcggatgaaactcCATGttttgtcgtttcgcctgagaaattgacaactaccccagggtattTTTTGAGTGTTtaagattaatttttaatttatataagatgaaatcgcagaatggtaaagagacttaacgctataaaaataactgcttgcatacaaaacttgaacacaagcttggcgaagagaagcttaaatatcaaaatcataTCGCAAGTatctacaaagatataattgcatacatttggtatattggtgtaatttcgtcggtaatACAACAATTTTGgttaccttgttccacatcaatggctcgaacaaccccatggggatgatccttgtagtttttaaaggAATGTTTTGTTATTGTGcgaatagggtaacggctccagcAATCATCTCAGCTGCTGTATTCATCTCATATACTAAAACCATTAGAGAcatgctgtctctgttcgatagattgatttTAAAGGTAAGATACAAACagatgcattcgcttcgagttttcgcgtcgctttaACAGAAGTATTGAATAAATTTCGAACTGTTGTaaaaactttgtaaaaatattcactttgtaaaaatatccacccaatgttgtaatatctttgaaaagcccTTCCACAATAGGTAATTTGATGTGataagcttcaaattgatgcaacatgggttacttaacatcgattaaatccataaagtttgttaggtgggccaaaatattagAGCCCCAGCAgatgtatttgattttattacaacttgttgattgaaagtcgagtaatcgtcgAAATACTTTTGTGACTACTGATGTGATGACTATTAGTACAATAGCCCTATTTCAAAAATAGTAATTTTTGtttccttatagtttccttatattacattttggtggggaaagggttccaatcagctttttacagccctgtccaaaacgTATTGCtctccccgttaatttgtatcaggccgaattagcgcatgcgcgccatataaatacctctttcaatatgaggaaattacattGTTACCCAGCATGTTTTTAATAATGTTGATTTCCTTACCTTTAGTTTTGTGTTACCTTATCCCCCATTGTTCAATTCAACTgagtttcgttgtattttttccTTCTACATTATTTCCACTCCGTCCTTTGATGGCATGTTATTTCGTTCCTtgaatgtaaaagttagttgtatgcaataatattatttttcttacCAGCACTTCCAATATTAACTATATAAACCAATATTCCATTCCATTCCATatctcttcttctttttctcttccttctttttgtcgtgaatacgacttactttactatggggcgccttttcaaaattagccatatggaagaatgggcagaacttaatcgtgaatatctcgacttgtattaatggtagcaacataattctttcaccatttcatcaaaaatatgatcaggaattcaggataatattttgaacagtgtgcgataaccacaaacaactcaaaaattaagttttcttaaaatttgaaaacaacgcggaaaactctttactttcgcttgggtttttcgcgcaaggacgacgattttgaggcagtcaggcacatatcttcaacttaatgcgtataaaaggggaaccgtggtcgaaaatcgatcatttcttttcgtgcgttcgatggaagcagacgtcgtgggagtggaatcatcaaccagcagcgacggagaatgcaccttctgcgtggtcgcaggtcgcatctctcattcgcttggctggccatcgaggcgagaggaccttaaccagcagcagcagcgggagttaactagcggcgacggagaatgcaccttctgcgtggttaaaaacctcaaacgctcaggtcgcatctctcattcgcttgctggccatcaaggcgagtaccagcagcgactgaaactggattctgagtctgttattggatctaaatttaggtcttgaactcagggtcc
This genomic window contains:
- the LOC131431874 gene encoding protein catecholamines up-like; protein product: MDHTESQGRKPNTAASVPTVVCRQGESKSFRVHVALGLLLLMLWMSLPTLCDAHGHFDDHDHDLHHHHHHHHHGHDENPSFKYSRQANEVYREENSDHDHHHGHSHNHIDDHAKGHTHHQHDDARRKNIKPPVDTFYIWVHSLTSTVLISAAPFFILFAIPLENTEEMQPRLKTLLAFASGGLLGDAFLHLIPHAISPHSHGDDDHHGHSHGHHHGEDEEEGHGHDMRVGLWVLAGIIVFLAVEKAVRLMKKDAGGAHGHSHSHNHGSTPQVSQSASNAKNSSGSKKKQESESGKAKGKSVKKDSKKNQIQIAGYLNLAADFTHNFTDGLAIGASYLAGNSIGIVTTITILLHEVPHEIGDFAILVKSGCSKKKAMLLQLTTAVGALAGTVLALLGSGSDAAESWVLPFTAGGFIYIATVSVIPELLEGSTKLWQSLKEITALLAGVGMMGTCIKAIEETFEL